One window of the Oncorhynchus mykiss isolate Arlee chromosome 5, USDA_OmykA_1.1, whole genome shotgun sequence genome contains the following:
- the LOC118964661 gene encoding uncharacterized protein LOC118964661 isoform X3 produces the protein MAVALFMMSSAQIYSDIDILLLIGMSVLQVAQREDGDPQREGKEVVEEEPVATPKEEAKKGRKAKSKRSGKKSRKLGTDNDAVSRNKHLDRGSVIELLEKKAVKAAFGPGNKDEMEYSYPILISFLRNLTDEQWQVIYKGLKNPMTKEQLAKLCKTIVTFIAQTTLQILLPALARVLGVKDFADDDTDSPKRGGSARSFAAFDQERLELIQEVRYLAKKMYKGGTGAQHLRSLTPSSKRYVPLKVFMYGFHQDHLSQC, from the exons atggctgtagctctatttatgatgtcctctgcacagatctactctgacattgacatattattacttattggaatgtctgtccttcaggtagcacagagggaggatggtgatcctcagagggaaggaaaggaagttGTTGAGGAAGAACCGGTGGCCACGCCCAAAGAGGAGGCCAAGAAAGGAAGGAAG gcAAAAAGTAAGAGGAGTGGCAAGAAGTCAAGGAAGCTGGGCACTGACAACGATGCAG TCTCCAGGAATAAACACCTGGATAGAGGATCTGTAATTGAGCTCCTGGAGAAGAAAGCTGTTAAGGCTGCATTCGGCCCAGGCAACAAGGATGAGATGGAATACTCctacccaatcctcatctcattcctgcgcaatcttactgatga gcagtggcaagtgatctacaaaggactaaaaaaccct atgacgaaggaacagcttgccaaattgtgcaagacaattgtaaccttcatcgcacagaccaccctgcagatcctgctgccaGCCCTGGCCCGCGTACTTGGGGTAAAGGACTTTGCTGACGAcgacactgactcacccaagaggggtggcagtgcaagatcctttgctgcctttgatcaggaaagactggagctcatccaggaagttaGATATCTGGCGAAGAAAATGTATAAGGGCGGCACAGGGGCTCAACATCTCAGGTCCCTAACACCCTCTTCTAAGAGGTATGTTCCCCTCAAGGTTTTCATGTATGGATTTCACCAAGATCATCTATCCCAGTGTTAG